A window of the Eremothecium cymbalariae DBVPG#7215 chromosome 5, complete sequence genome harbors these coding sequences:
- the MET5 gene encoding sulfite reductase (NADPH) subunit beta (similar to Ashbya gossypii ABL077W), with translation MGFGIDQVLGTSVENLEGTNIYYTTSLKGECSTVISYLRSRGIEVSGLLNNNDPFATIVDSLDPTSRTAVFTDDSVIMYALPHLYNLEGFAVLIHVDLRYQEYSLLPALRDLRYPLLISNDLGRVVKAVDEAVEIAFTLNQPVFHFYNSKAIGQDTIENYEPVYRALNFEESSRNIADILRPSLDVLYGPNPDTLILNLSPYGKQFADNLTDEIALYDITVYKPFDITSLLSNLPPSVTNISVVQGSSNASTNKGMEPILLDVVADFNVLLEKNICNVVTVNVGTLTDISAALSEITSNAKSEQPNQSLFISENEQFKETLDLKDSINKAISLEKAYIDVLEQLFTSNLSILNQFKESKSRPLNPEYAFGGFLREQWEREQLLSTISARLDTSLFDYDSSRLVELLSKWISYNKISLDESKLSEANAVASELFDLLQKNSGSFSAKEILDVAPTEDLFLFHVNWLIGSDAWAYDLGNSGVHHALASQKNVNILLVDSEPSEKVAKSTRRKKDVGLYAMNFGNVYVASVAVYSSYTQLLTAFLEAAKYNGPSIVLAYLPYSSEDDTPLEVLKETKKAVETGYWPLYRYNPSEQNDEDVFKLDSSIIRRQLQQFLDRENRFTMLCKKIPELAGNLEKSASELITIKQKRRAKEAYGQLLEGLSGPPLNIYYASDGGNAAGLAKLLGARASARGLKSTVLSMENVVLDELPGETNVIFIVSTTGQGEFPQDGKSFWEGLKSSIDLDLASVNYAVFGLGDSHYWPRKEDERYYNKPSKDLFAKLHSLSAKSIIPLGLGDDQDEDGYRTQYKEWEAKLWEAFGISNAAVGEDPQPLTNEDMKLASNYLRGTIAESLIDTSTGAVSASDQQLTKFHGIYLQDERDIRDVRKMQGLEPYYIFMVRTRLAGGVANPDQYLILDRMADTTGNGTIKITTRATFQLHGILKKDLKHTIRSLNSTLMDTLGACGDLNRNVMISALPHNAKLHKSVSNIAALISDRLLPQTTAYHEIWLEGPDDRDGDSSWSSIWNTATSGPKKKILVGGNALQDVEPIYGPTYLPRKFKINIATPPYNDVDVWSCDLGMIAISGENSEVEGFNLYVGGGMGTTHNNKKTYPRIGSSFGFVPVDEVYNVIEKIVLLQRDHGDRKNRKHARLKYTIDDMGVDVFKGRVEELCGIKFAPERPYTIESNIDYFGWVKDETGLNHFTAFIENGRIEDSPSFPHKTGLRKIAEYMKETNSGEFRLTGNQHIVISSIKDQHLDDIKAFLKRYKLDNYDFSGLRLASSACVALPTCGLAMAESERYLPLLITKLEEALEGYGLRHDSIVMRMSGCPNGCSRPWLAEVACVGKAMGTYNLLLGGGYYGQRINKLYRSSLKEDEIIGTLKPLFKRWSLEREEGEHFGDFVIRVGIIKPTLEGKYFHDDLPEGAL, from the coding sequence ATGGGCTTCGGTATAGACCAGGTATTGGGCACATCTGTTGAAAACCTTGAAGGTACTAATATTTACTATACTACGTCTTTGAAAGGGGAATGTTCTACGGTAATTTCATATCTACGTTCAAGAGGAATAGAGGTTTCAGGTTTGTTGAATAACAATGACCCCTTTGCTACTATAGTTGATTCTCTTGATCCAACTTCACGGACTGCAGTATTTACAGATGACAGTGTTATAATGTATGCCCTTCCACATTTATACAATTTAGAAGGCTTTGCAGTTTTGATACATGTCGATTTGAGATATCAGGAATATTCTTTGTTACCCGCTTTAAGGGATCTGCGGTATCCGTTATTGATATCTAATGATCTCGGTAGAGTTGTAAAAGCTGTGGATGAAGCTGTTGAGATTGCATTTACTTTGAATCAGCCAGTGTTCCACTTTTATAACTCCAAAGCTATTGGCCAAGATactattgaaaattatgAACCTGTATACCGTGCATTGAATTTTGAGGAATCAAGTAGGAATATTGCAGATATTCTACGGCCCTCTTTGGATGTTTTGTATGGACCTAACCCTGATACCTTGATACTTAATTTGTCGCCTTATGGTAAGCAATTTGCTGATAATTTGACAGATGAAATAGCACTATACGACATTACTGTATACAAGCCATTTGATATTACTAGCTTACTGAGTAACTTGCCGCCATCTGTCACTAATATATCTGTTGTGCAAGGAAGCAGTAATGCCTCGACCAACAAGGGCATGGAACCTATTCttttggatgttgttgCTGACTTTAATGTTTTACTTGAAAAAAACATTTGTAATGTGGTGACTGTCAATGTAGGCACATTGACAGATATTTCTGCTGCGTTATCAGAAATTACAAGCAATGCTAAATCAGAACAACCCAATCAATCTTTATTTATTTCCGAAAATGAGCAGTTCAAAGAAACTTTGGACTTGAAGGACTCCATCAACAAAGCAATCTCTTTAGAGAAGGCTTATATTGATGTATTGGAGCAGCTTTTTACCTCTAACTTAAGTATTTTGAACCAGTTCAAAGAATCAAAGTCGCGGCCCTTGAATCCGGAGTATGCTTTTGGTGGATTTTTGAGAGAGCAATGGGAACGTGAACAATTGCTCTCTACTATCAGTGCTCGCTTAGATACTTCTTTATTTGACTATGATAGTAGTAGGCTTGTAGAGCTGCTATCAAAATGGATCTCCTATAACAAAATTAGTCTCGACGAGTCAAAACTCTCGGAAGCAAATGCAGTTGCAAGTGAACTCTTTGATTTATTACAGAAGAATTCAGGGAGTTTTAGTGCTAAAGAAATCCTTGATGTGGCACCAACTGAAGATCTTTTCTTGTTTCATGTTAACTGGTTAATAGGCTCTGATGCATGGGCATACGATTTGGGTAACTCAGGGGTACATCATGCATTAGCATCACAGAAAAATGTCAATATTCTGTTGGTTGATTCAGAGCCTTCTGAAAAGGTGGCCAAATCTACCCGTAGAAAAAAGGATGTGGGATTATATGCGATGAATTTTGGTAACGTTTATGTGGCTTCAGTTGCTGTGTACTCTTCTTATACTCAGCTATTGACTGCTTTTCTGGAGGCAGCAAAATATAATGGGCCATCGATAGTTTTAGCCTATCTGCCCTACAGTTCAGAGGATGACACACCGTTGGAAGTTTTAAAGGAGACTAAGAAGGCAGTAGAAACTGGTTATTGGCCCCTTTATAGATATAATCCAAGTGAACAAAATGATGAGGACGTCTTTAAGCTGGACTCATCCATTATTAGGAGACAgcttcaacaattcttGGATCGTGAAAATAGGTTTACTATGCTTTGTAAAAAAATACCAGAACTTGCTGGGAATTTAGAGAAATCGGCAAGTGAGTTGATTACCATAAAGCAAAAGCGCAGAGCTAAGGAAGCTTATGGTCAGTTATTGGAAGGTCTATCAGGTCCTcctttgaatatttattatGCTTCAGATGGTGGCAATGCTGCAGGTTTAGCTAAACTCTTAGGTGCCAGAGCATCCGCTAGAGGCTTGAAATCGACTGTGTTATCTATGGAGAATGTTGTTTTAGATGAGTTGCCCGGAGAAACTAACGTTATCTTTATTGTTTCTACAACAGGCCAAGGTGAATTTCCTCAGGACGGAAAATCTTTCTGGGAAGGATTGAAATCTTCTATTGACTTAGATTTGGCATCTGTGAATTATGCAGTATTTGGTTTGGGTGACTCACACTATTGGCCTCGTAAAGAAGATGAACGATATTACAATAAACCTTCGAAAGATCTATTTGCAAAGCTTCATTCTCTTTCAGCAAAGTCTATTATTCCTTTGGGTCTAGGTGATGAtcaagatgaagatggttACCGGACACAATATAAGGAGTGGGAAGCAAAACTTTGGGAAGCTTTTGGTATATCCAATGCTGCTGTTGGAGAGGATCCCCAACCTCTCACGAACGAAGATATGAAGCTCGCTTCCAATTACTTGAGAGGGACAATAGCAGAATCGCTGATTGATACTTCAACTGGAGCTGTCTCAGCCAGCGATCAGCAATTGACAAAATTCCATGGTATCTATTTACAAGATGAGCGTGATATTAGGGATGTAAGAAAGATGCAAGGCTTAGAGCCATACTACATATTCATGGTTAGAACCAGATTAGCTGGTGGTGTCGCAAACCCGGAccaatatttaattttggaTCGTATGGCGGATACAACAGGGAATGGTACTATTAAGATCACTACCAGAGCCACATTTCAATTACATGGAATTCTAAAAAAGGATTTGAAGCACACAATAAGATCACTTAATTCGACTTTGATGGATACTTTAGGTGCCTGTGGTGATTTGAACAGAAACGTCATGATTTCTGCACTCCCTCATAATGCAAAGCTTCATAAAAGTGTTTCCAATATTGCAGCTTTGATATCTGACCGTTTATTACCTCAAACGACAGCATATCATGAAATTTGGCTGGAGGGTCCTGATGACAGAGATGGAGATTCATCATGGTCGTCAATTTGGAACACGGCTACTTCAGGtccaaagaaaaagattttGGTTGGCGGTAATGCTTTACAAGACGTAGAACCTATTTATGGGCCTACTTACTTGCCaagaaaatttaaaatcaacattGCAACGCCGCCGTATaatgatgttgatgtttGGTCATGTGATCTTGGTATGATTGCAATTTCCGGCGAAAACTCTGAAGTAGAAGGTTTTAATCTCTATGTTGGTGGAGGAATGGGAACCACGcacaataataaaaagacCTATCCAAGAATCGGATCttcttttggttttgttcCCGTGGATGAAGTTTATAACGTTATTGAGAAGATCGTCCTACTTCAAAGAGACCATGGCGACCGAAAGAACAGAAAACATGCAAGGTTAAAGTACACAATCGATGATATGGGTGTGGATGTCTTCAAAGGAAGAGTTGAGGAATTATGCGGGATAAAGTTTGCCCCAGAGCGGCCATATACCATTGAATCGAACATTGATTATTTTGGTTGGGTAAAAGATGAAACAGGATTGAACCACTTTACTGCATTCATAGAGAACGGTAGGATTGAAGATAGCCCATCGTTCCCACACAAAACAGGTTTACGGAAGATTGCAGAATACATGAAGGAAACGAATTCTGGAGAGTTTAGGTTGACAGGCAACCAGCATATCgttatttcttcaattaaGGATCAGCATCTGGACGACATTAAagcatttttaaaaagatataaattGGACAATTATGATTTTAGTGGACTAAGGCTAGCGTCTTCAGCGTGTGTAGCACTTCCAACGTGTGGCTTAGCTATGGCTGAATCTGAACGTTACTTACCCTTATTGATTACTAAACTTGAGGAAGCTTTAGAAGGATACGGCTTGCGTCATGATTCGATTGTCATGAGGATGTCTGGTTGTCCGAATGGGTGCTCCAGGCCCTGGCTGGCTGAAGTCGCATGTGTTGGCAAAGCAATGGGTACTTACAATCTCTTGCTTGGTGGTGGTTATTATGGCCAGAGGATAAACAAACTCTACCGCTCATCCTTGAAGGAAGACGAGATTATAGGTACACTGAAGCCCTTATTTAAAAGGTGGTCTTTGGAGAGGGAAGAAGGCGAACACTTTGGCGACTTTGTGATTAGAGTTGGTATAATCAAGCCAACTTTAGAGGGGAAGTATTTCCACGATGATCTTCCCGAAGGTGCTCTCTAA
- a CDS encoding chalcone isomerase domain-containing protein (similar to Ashbya gossypii ABL076W), giving the protein MSYNFGRAKFTDFLRFGSRLKGHIFHSYPFEAGKIRNKTIVLSSSNITNSVLLTTFALSPLIWYNTINNDALNSPGLEDSINVYYSITPFPLKYGPPDRPLKATYTILGYGIRSVTFLKFKVYALGIYACTEDINLIQKVFNSDFLSEVTGIEKTASLKEMAKKALSDPAQSRVLINKVLSNGMRLVAKIKPIRDTDLNHLKDGLVKSISNHPDSKDFRAELKRGLHQLKTTLRKKRGKVPKDDEFIIELQANGNLNFYHYIRKNGVTVEIGTVTEPIIGRLLFGQYLSGPRPLSEDTRESVANKIVNML; this is encoded by the coding sequence ATGTCTTACAACTTTGGTAGAGCTAAATTTACGGATTTCCTTAGGTTTGGAAGTAGATTAAAGGGTCATATCTTTCATAGTTATCCTTTTGAAGCTGGGAAAATTAGAAATAAGACAATTGTGTTAAGCTCATCTAATATCACTAATAGTGTTCTTTTAACAACATTTGCGTTGTCTCCGCTAATTTGGTATAATACCATAAATAATGATGCTCTTAATTCACCTGGGTTGGAAGATTCCATCAATGTATATTATTCCATTACACCATTTCCACTTAAATACGGTCCACCGGATAGACCTTTAAAAGCTACATATACAATTCTGGGCTATGGTATAAGGTCGGTGACCTTCCTAAAGTTCAAGGTATATGCGTTAGGTATATACGCATGTACCGAAGACATAAATCTCATCCAAAAGGTATTTAATTCAGACTTCCTCTCTGAGGTTACGGGAATTGAAAAGACTGCTTCGCTGAAAGAAATGGCAAAGAAAGCGTTATCCGATCCAGCGCAGTCTAGGGTTCTGATAAATAAAGTTTTAAGCAATGGGATGAGATTGGTTGCCAAAATCAAACCAATCAGGGATACAGACTTGAACCATTTGAAGGATGGATTGGTTAAGTCGATTTCGAACCACCCTGACAGCAAAGATTTTCGAGCAGAACTAAAAAGAGGATTGCATCAGCTGAAGACAACTCTGAGGAAAAAACGAGGGAAAGTTCCTAaggatgatgaatttattATTGAGCTACAGGCAAATGGTAACTTGAACTTCTATCATTATATAAGAAAGAATGGTGTAACGGTTGAAATTGGTACTGTCACAGAACCGATAATAGGCAGACTGTTGTTTGGACAATACTTAAGTGGTCCCCGGCCTTTAAGTGAAGATACTAGGGAGTCTGTGGCTAATAAAATTGTTAATATGCTCTAA
- the TTI2 gene encoding Tti2p (similar to Ashbya gossypii ABL075W) — MHSNYENSRIFLNRVDSSMNYLPRDDELIEICGIIDANENDIKSLRYNLILRICYYTMDDRLSPSTAIRCRDTIKNLMSEELLEFLIKSLNPILLKLKNNKASKSGRKKIEDNSFILRPRLGFSAKEDDLRTAWKNEGGLRSIPLFHIVLTYLKHDQISSNLWWITPGILNFLDDDQQEVKLSGVKLLRQFLEVSIDYSNTLQFSFSGTRLFDIYHPILLNLCYHMPPLTDVKTVTIIWRDVFPTLIALYKVEYIDDVQQLKVQIGSLLSEVIVQLIIPKIASEYPELTIIALDYATQLIHLLETSTVRYLQRIIYMLGEYIVRNPFITLFMPLVIKSAVLLQDLVLLCPTERVVAHKYDFLACVLILYDKCEREGTLSPEILEPLSKLMNMLKEKGCDYTDDREKILKRNQKFDVIIQQI, encoded by the coding sequence ATGCATTCTAATTACGAGAATTCACGAATATTCTTGAACCGTGTTGACTCCTCTATGAACTATCTACCTCGAGATGATGAGCTTATTGAAATCTGCGGTATAATTGATGCTAATGAGaatgatattaaaagttTGAGATACAACTTGATATTAAGGATTTGTTACTATACAATGGACGACAGACTTTCTCCGTCAACAGCAATCCGTTGCAGAGACACTATTAAGAACTTGATGTCGGAGGAACTTTTAGAATTCCTCATAAAAAGTCTGAATCCAATTCTATTAAAACTAAAGAATAATAAGGCATCCAAATCTGGAAGAAAGAAGATAGAAGATAATTCGTTTATTTTGAGACCCCGACTAGGCTTTAGTGCTAAAGAGGATGATTTGAGAACAGCATGGAAGAATGAAGGGGGTCTGCGTAGCATACCTCTATTCCATATCGTTCTTACTTATTTGAAGCACGATCAGATTTCATCCAATTTATGGTGGATCACACCTGGCATTCTAAATTTCCTGGATGATGATCAGCAAGAGGTAAAACTTTCCGGTGTAAAGCTACTGCGACAATTCTTGGAAGTTTCTATTGACTATTCCAATACATTGCAATTCTCATTTTCTGGTACCCGTCTTTTCGATATATACCATCCAATCCTCTTAAATCTCTGCTATCATATGCCTCCTTTGACTGATGTAAAAACTGTGACAATAATATGGAGAGACGTTTTTCCAACATTAATAGCCCTGTATAAGGTGGAATATATCGATGATGTGCAGCAGCTCAAGGTTCAAATCGGAAGTCTACTCTCAGAAGTTATTGTTCAGCTTATAATTCCCAAAATTGCATCTGAATATCCAGAACTAACAATTATAGCCCTTGACTATGCAACTCAACTCATACACCTCTTGGAAACATCCACTGTACGTTATCTACAAAGGATAATATACATGTTAGGTGAGTATATTGTGAGGAATCCTTTCATAACATTATTCATGCCATTGGTAATCAAATCTGCAGTTCTTCTGCAAGATTTAGTATTGCTATGCCCCACTGAAAGAGTAGTGGCTCATAAATACGATTTTCTGGCATGCGTATTGATATTATATGATAAATGTGAGCGGGAAGGTACGTTGTCACCAGAGATCTTGGAACCACTGTCTAAATTAATGAACAtgttaaaagaaaaaggctGTGACTACACAGATGATCGAGAGAAAATACTTAAgagaaatcaaaaattcGACGtcattattcaacaaatatgA
- the TIM8 gene encoding protein transporter TIM8 (similar to Ashbya gossypii ABL074C), giving the protein MSGVTPNDLQDLDDISKKEVMSFLQAEHSKQKVQMSIHQFTNMCFKQCISSINNAELSSQEDLCLKNCVNRFLDTNIRVVQSLKNIQ; this is encoded by the coding sequence ATGTCTGGTGTTACTCCCAATGATTTGCAAGATCTAGAtgatatttcaaagaaggAGGTTATGTCATTTTTACAGGCTGAACACTCCAAGCAAAAGGTTCAAATGTCGATTCACCAGTTCACAAACATGTGTTTCAAACAATGTATTAGTTCTATTAATAATGCAGAATTAAGTTCTCAAGAAGATCTGTGTTTGAAGAACTGTGTTAACAGGTTTTTAGATACTAATATTAGAGTTGTtcaaagtttaaaaaacatTCAATAG
- the MCM22 gene encoding Mcm22p (similar to Ashbya gossypii ABL073W) has translation MENRETTESQWEAFNQRLRHEIENKQFFLKQAQAAVQKLSKTSDVDDLHNNRVAWASLLDTQLFIPDRSDPLGVVLALNREQRTSNSDVGSVLGGTIEQLQIMVHDQEALNDDMSKLNSFLTKRIKDNAANKDIESHHPEPRVSVAEIFENFVGEFLVPDISTSQDRWHEVKDNVLSLVYRLLEKDQDLRLSDFNPFCMALYRLLSKAHMLQEIPGADIPDNPYIRLYTTM, from the coding sequence ATGGAAAACAGAGAGACTACTGAATCACAGTGGGAAGCTTTCAATCAGCGTCTTAGACATGAAATTGAGAACAAACAGTTCTTTTTAAAGCAGGCGCAGGCCGCTGTTCAAAAGTTAAGTAAAACTTCTGATGTCGATGATCTTCATAACAATCGCGTCGCCTGGGCATCGCTTTTAGACACTCAGCTGTTTATTCCGGACCGATCTGACCCTCTTGGTGTTGTTCTGGCTTTAAACAGGGAGCAGCGTACATCTAATAGTGATGTTGGATCTGTTTTGGGTGGGACAATTGAACAACTGCAAATTATGGTGCATGACCAGGAAGCTTTGAATGACGATATGAGCAaattgaattcttttttaacaaaaagaataaaggATAATGCTGCTAACAAGGACATAGAATCCCATCATCCTGAACCTAGGGTAAGTGTTGCTGAGATTTTCGAGAACTTTGTGGGGGAATTTCTGGTCCCTGATATATCAACGTCCCAGGATCGCTGGCATGAGGTGAAGGATAACGTGTTAAGCCTGGTGTATAGGTTACTTGAAAAGGATCAAGATTTGAGATTGAGTGACTTCAATCCTTTCTGTATGGCATTGTACCGTTTATTATCGAAAGCGCATATGTTACAAGAGATACCCGGGGCAGATATACCTGATAATCCATATATACGATTATATACAACAATGTGA